Proteins encoded in a region of the Pigmentiphaga litoralis genome:
- a CDS encoding Bug family tripartite tricarboxylate transporter substrate binding protein → MTSSLTTRRALLKAGLALPAAGMGVGSLLSTRAFAADAAWPTRAIRFVVPFAPGGSSEIVARATSIELTKFVGQNVYVDNKPGAGGNLAMADVARAEDQHTLVLGHIGTLAVNPYIYAKLPYDPIKDFKPISLLAKVPSLYVVNADLPVKNLKEFVALMKAKPGKLNYGSAGNGSAGHLAMEYLKMVSETFIVHVPYRGTGPQLTDLMAGRLDAAAVGAPAVMQYIKSGKLRCIATGTSTRIPQLPDVPTVAEQGFPGFEMTQWYGLMAPANLAPAATDKLAAAAAKAIKSPESLERLSGDAAIAVGSTPAEFAAFIAVEQKRWQTVIARAGIKPD, encoded by the coding sequence ATGACTTCTTCCCTTACCACCCGCCGTGCCTTGTTGAAAGCCGGGCTTGCCTTGCCCGCCGCGGGCATGGGCGTTGGCAGCCTGCTGTCGACCCGCGCCTTCGCCGCCGACGCCGCCTGGCCTACCCGCGCCATCCGTTTCGTCGTGCCTTTCGCCCCGGGCGGCAGTTCGGAAATCGTGGCGCGCGCCACGTCGATCGAACTGACCAAGTTCGTCGGCCAGAACGTGTATGTCGACAACAAGCCGGGCGCCGGTGGCAACCTCGCGATGGCCGACGTGGCCCGCGCGGAAGACCAGCACACCCTGGTGCTCGGACACATCGGCACGCTGGCCGTGAATCCGTACATCTACGCCAAGCTGCCCTACGACCCGATCAAGGACTTCAAGCCGATCTCGTTGCTGGCCAAAGTGCCCAGCCTGTACGTCGTGAACGCGGATCTGCCGGTCAAGAACCTGAAGGAGTTCGTCGCGCTGATGAAAGCCAAGCCGGGCAAGCTGAACTACGGTTCGGCCGGTAACGGCAGCGCCGGCCACCTGGCCATGGAATACCTGAAGATGGTGTCCGAGACCTTCATCGTGCACGTGCCGTATCGCGGTACGGGCCCGCAGCTGACTGACCTGATGGCAGGCCGCCTTGACGCCGCCGCCGTGGGCGCGCCGGCTGTCATGCAGTACATCAAATCGGGCAAGCTGCGTTGCATCGCGACCGGCACGTCGACCCGCATTCCGCAATTGCCGGATGTGCCGACCGTGGCCGAGCAGGGCTTCCCGGGCTTTGAAATGACGCAGTGGTATGGCCTGATGGCGCCCGCCAATCTGGCCCCGGCCGCGACCGACAAACTGGCTGCCGCGGCCGCCAAAGCCATCAAGTCGCCGGAATCGCTTGAACGCCTGAGCGGCGACGCCGCCATTGCCGTGGGCAGCACCCCTGCCGAATTCGCTGCCTTCATCGCCGTGGAACAGAAGCGGTGGCAGACCGTGATCGCACGCGCAGGCATCAAACCCGATTGA
- a CDS encoding RidA family protein produces MHVTLSKLTLAVLIAAGVSACAGPSMAPEYKNSGKILPTTLPFSEAVQVGGLLLMSGQIGNLPGTLTLASGGMPAEATQVMENIKTTLEAHGYSMNDVVKCTAMLADMKEWGAFNQVYEKYFQKGRYPARSAFGTSGLAFNARVEVECIAAKSSPAT; encoded by the coding sequence ATGCACGTCACTCTTTCCAAGCTGACCCTGGCCGTCCTGATTGCTGCGGGCGTGTCGGCCTGCGCCGGTCCGTCGATGGCGCCCGAGTACAAGAATTCCGGCAAGATCCTGCCCACGACGCTGCCCTTTTCCGAAGCGGTGCAAGTCGGTGGCCTGTTGCTGATGTCGGGCCAGATCGGCAATCTGCCGGGCACCTTGACCCTGGCTTCGGGCGGCATGCCTGCCGAAGCCACGCAGGTCATGGAGAACATCAAGACCACGCTGGAAGCGCATGGCTACAGCATGAACGACGTGGTCAAGTGCACGGCGATGCTGGCCGACATGAAAGAGTGGGGCGCCTTCAATCAGGTCTACGAAAAGTATTTCCAGAAGGGGCGCTACCCGGCACGCAGCGCGTTCGGCACGTCGGGGCTGGCGTTCAATGCGCGGGTCGAAGTCGAATGCATTGCGGCAAAGTCGTCACCCGCGACATAA
- a CDS encoding tripartite tricarboxylate transporter substrate binding protein: MPRRLLPCVTMAAALAAVPLTGSAQDSWPRQPVRFVVAFAPAGPADIIARLVAQRLTTSLGQSVVVENKPGAGGSIASAYVARADPDGYTLMVNTSSYAVNPYMQRNLGFDSAKDLTLAALVASSPNLIVTAPNLKAHTVKEVMADAKNGSYNYGTAGAGTTPHLTAEYLFKVLGKVPVTHIPFQGAGPALNAVMAGQTQLASVALPAAVELVKAGRVRGLAVTASERSSALPDVPTVAESGFPGFEDVTWVGIFAPSRTPNAILERINTEITRLQKDPDFLAKLSAAGFEPLGGSVAQAKDYLGKELVKWERVVKETGAQHP, from the coding sequence ATGCCTCGCCGTTTATTGCCGTGCGTGACGATGGCTGCCGCCCTGGCGGCCGTTCCGCTGACCGGCTCTGCTCAGGATAGTTGGCCCAGACAACCGGTTCGTTTCGTGGTCGCCTTCGCGCCGGCGGGGCCGGCCGACATCATCGCGCGCCTGGTCGCGCAACGCCTGACCACCAGCCTGGGCCAGAGCGTGGTGGTCGAAAACAAACCTGGCGCCGGCGGCAGCATTGCGTCCGCCTACGTGGCACGGGCCGACCCCGATGGCTACACGCTGATGGTCAACACCAGTTCGTACGCCGTGAACCCCTACATGCAGCGCAACCTGGGCTTCGATTCGGCCAAGGACCTGACACTGGCCGCGCTGGTGGCCTCCAGCCCCAACCTGATCGTGACCGCGCCCAACCTGAAGGCGCATACGGTCAAGGAAGTCATGGCCGATGCCAAAAACGGATCCTACAACTACGGCACCGCCGGCGCCGGCACGACGCCGCACCTGACCGCGGAATACCTGTTCAAGGTGCTGGGCAAGGTGCCCGTCACCCACATCCCGTTCCAGGGCGCCGGCCCCGCGTTGAACGCGGTGATGGCGGGGCAGACGCAACTGGCCAGCGTCGCCTTGCCTGCGGCAGTCGAGCTGGTGAAGGCCGGCCGCGTGCGCGGCCTGGCCGTCACGGCCAGCGAACGTTCGTCCGCGCTGCCCGATGTACCCACGGTGGCCGAGTCCGGTTTTCCGGGCTTTGAAGACGTGACCTGGGTCGGCATCTTTGCGCCGTCCCGCACGCCCAACGCGATCCTGGAACGCATCAACACCGAGATCACACGCCTGCAGAAGGATCCGGATTTCCTGGCCAAGCTGTCCGCCGCCGGCTTCGAGCCGCTGGGTGGCAGCGTCGCGCAGGCCAAGGACTATCTGGGTAAGGAACTGGTCAAGTGGGAACGGGTGGTCAAGGAAACAGGAGCGCAACATCCATGA
- a CDS encoding fumarylacetoacetate hydrolase family protein, producing the protein MTKFARVTPAGGKPQWAVEHNGELRGLGDHIPAGTHDTAWVDLITQPLNDTLLSKTTPLDRNAVRWEMPVARPGKIICLGLNYAAHAAEGGNAAPEYPSFFFRGATSLIAHNAPLIRPPVSDKLDFEAELAVVIGRKAHRLTEANALDAVAGYACFNDGTLRDYQRKTSQWTIGKNFDGTGALGPWLVPASALPPGAHGLKIESRLNGEVMQSDNTAHMIVTVAQALVLLSEVLTLEPGDVIAMGTPSGVGYARKPPVWMKPGDRIEIDIEGVGVLSNPIQDEEA; encoded by the coding sequence ATGACCAAGTTTGCACGGGTTACGCCAGCAGGAGGTAAACCCCAGTGGGCGGTTGAACACAATGGCGAGTTGCGTGGGCTGGGAGACCACATTCCGGCGGGCACGCATGACACCGCCTGGGTTGACCTGATCACGCAGCCACTGAACGACACGTTGCTGTCCAAAACTACGCCACTGGACCGGAACGCGGTCCGTTGGGAAATGCCTGTTGCGCGTCCCGGCAAGATCATTTGCCTGGGCCTGAACTACGCGGCCCATGCGGCGGAAGGTGGCAACGCCGCGCCGGAATACCCAAGCTTCTTCTTTCGCGGCGCCACGTCCTTGATCGCGCACAACGCGCCGCTGATTCGCCCGCCGGTGTCCGACAAGCTGGACTTCGAGGCCGAACTGGCCGTGGTCATCGGCCGCAAGGCGCATCGGCTGACCGAGGCCAACGCGCTGGATGCCGTGGCCGGATACGCCTGCTTCAACGATGGCACCTTGCGCGACTATCAGCGCAAGACCAGCCAATGGACCATCGGCAAGAACTTCGATGGCACCGGCGCGTTGGGTCCGTGGCTGGTGCCGGCATCGGCATTGCCGCCGGGCGCACACGGGCTGAAGATCGAGTCGCGCCTGAATGGCGAGGTCATGCAGAGCGACAACACCGCCCACATGATCGTGACCGTGGCGCAAGCCCTGGTGCTGCTGTCCGAAGTCCTGACCCTGGAACCCGGCGACGTGATCGCGATGGGTACGCCCTCCGGTGTCGGCTATGCGCGCAAGCCGCCGGTGTGGATGAAGCCTGGCGATCGGATCGAGATCGATATCGAAGGCGTAGGTGTGCTGTCCAACCCGATCCAGGATGAGGAGGCCTGA
- a CDS encoding aminotransferase class V-fold PLP-dependent enzyme: MDIARRDFFKRAGTATVASAFASQLAGCNGGGMSDAVASTILPAKAMFPGVANKVFLNGAADHPWNQYAVDAMKNYAEAKLSLGSGSVTATGKFATLINADADEVTYVPSTSMGEYLVTQALGLPESGGRVVTDALHFVGSFYMYEQYRKQGLDVVTVPMDSDYKISMAAMDAAIVPGTKLVAVSHVSLYNGFEHDMKALCDLAHSRGALVFVDIIQSAGTVPVDVKAWGVDFAACGTYKWLMGDFGFAFLYVRKSLLPQLKRPWYGYRQTRNFAAPILHVYPLDPAGTVPYESVQIDSVAGYFMGSFPAAAIETACAASIDWIMGVGVAAIQEYRQPMLQALQTGLRGKGFRVVTPANSRTPIVTVAYANAASLQPRLAAAKVEITLRANHARVSPSVFNDMNDINVFLNAIGNP; the protein is encoded by the coding sequence ATGGATATCGCACGTCGTGATTTCTTCAAACGGGCAGGGACGGCGACCGTTGCGTCCGCCTTCGCGTCGCAGCTGGCAGGCTGCAATGGCGGGGGCATGTCGGATGCCGTTGCATCCACCATCCTGCCGGCCAAGGCCATGTTCCCAGGCGTGGCGAACAAGGTCTTCCTGAACGGCGCGGCCGATCATCCGTGGAACCAGTACGCGGTGGATGCCATGAAAAACTATGCCGAGGCCAAGCTGTCGCTGGGCAGCGGCTCGGTCACCGCCACGGGCAAGTTCGCGACCCTGATTAATGCCGATGCCGACGAAGTCACGTATGTGCCGTCGACGTCGATGGGCGAGTATCTGGTCACCCAGGCGCTCGGGTTGCCGGAGTCGGGCGGGCGGGTCGTGACGGACGCCTTGCACTTCGTGGGCTCGTTCTACATGTACGAGCAGTACCGCAAGCAGGGCCTGGACGTCGTGACGGTGCCGATGGACAGCGACTACAAGATTTCGATGGCCGCGATGGATGCGGCGATCGTGCCTGGCACCAAGCTGGTGGCGGTGTCGCATGTGTCGCTCTACAACGGCTTTGAACATGACATGAAGGCGCTGTGTGACCTGGCGCATTCGCGGGGCGCCCTGGTGTTTGTCGACATCATCCAGTCGGCCGGCACGGTGCCGGTGGATGTGAAGGCGTGGGGCGTCGACTTCGCGGCGTGTGGCACCTACAAGTGGTTGATGGGGGACTTCGGCTTTGCGTTCCTGTACGTGCGCAAGAGCTTGCTGCCGCAACTGAAGCGGCCCTGGTATGGCTATCGGCAGACCCGCAATTTTGCCGCGCCTATCCTGCATGTGTACCCGCTCGATCCGGCCGGGACCGTGCCGTATGAAAGCGTGCAGATCGACAGCGTGGCGGGCTACTTCATGGGGTCCTTTCCCGCGGCCGCGATCGAGACGGCGTGCGCGGCGTCGATCGACTGGATCATGGGCGTGGGCGTGGCGGCGATCCAGGAGTATCGGCAGCCCATGCTGCAGGCCTTGCAGACCGGCCTGCGCGGGAAGGGCTTCCGGGTCGTGACACCCGCCAATTCGCGTACGCCGATCGTGACGGTGGCCTATGCGAACGCGGCCAGCCTGCAGCCCCGGCTTGCCGCGGCCAAGGTCGAGATCACGCTGCGCGCCAACCACGCGCGCGTGTCGCCGTCGGTCTTCAACGACATGAACGACATCAACGTCTTTCTCAACGCCATCGGCAATCCTTGA
- a CDS encoding polysaccharide deacetylase family protein yields MEPVITRLPDDFRWPGGKRLAVIFNIAYEAWSDGQAPGIGPMGNVLKPGFFDTNAHSWASFGLVRGIHRLQAIADKHGVRTSVMVNGVICERDPATVRRLADAGHEIINHSWGMDVIPVYFDEAGELANLKRNHDLLTETAGVTPSGWISPRGTGSPISSRLLAEAGYLHHGDVNDDDRPYVMDFGGKRIVGIPLTMDVNDLPTCIRYGQGPRHMLDTFEDTFAAMRAEDAPLMLDVTAHTHVMGRPSGAWVYEAIMARVKESDDVWICTREEMARHVLESI; encoded by the coding sequence ATGGAACCCGTGATCACCCGTTTGCCCGACGACTTCCGCTGGCCCGGTGGCAAGCGCCTGGCTGTCATCTTCAACATTGCCTATGAAGCGTGGTCGGACGGCCAGGCCCCTGGCATCGGCCCGATGGGCAACGTGCTCAAGCCCGGCTTCTTCGATACCAATGCGCATTCGTGGGCGTCGTTCGGCCTGGTCCGCGGCATCCATCGCCTGCAGGCCATTGCCGACAAGCACGGCGTGCGCACCAGCGTCATGGTCAATGGCGTCATCTGCGAGCGCGACCCCGCCACCGTGCGGCGGCTGGCCGACGCCGGGCACGAGATCATCAATCATTCCTGGGGCATGGACGTCATCCCCGTGTATTTCGATGAAGCGGGCGAACTGGCCAACCTCAAACGCAATCACGATCTGCTGACCGAGACGGCAGGCGTCACACCCAGCGGCTGGATCAGCCCGCGCGGCACCGGCAGTCCGATCAGTTCGCGCTTGCTGGCCGAAGCCGGCTATCTGCACCATGGCGACGTCAACGATGACGACCGGCCCTACGTGATGGACTTTGGCGGCAAGCGGATCGTCGGCATCCCGCTCACCATGGACGTCAACGACCTGCCCACCTGCATCCGCTATGGCCAGGGTCCGCGCCACATGCTGGACACCTTTGAAGACACCTTTGCCGCCATGCGTGCCGAAGACGCCCCCCTGATGCTGGACGTGACCGCGCATACCCATGTGATGGGCCGGCCGTCGGGCGCTTGGGTGTACGAGGCCATCATGGCGCGCGTGAAGGAATCCGACGACGTGTGGATCTGCACGCGTGAAGAGATGGCGCGGCACGTGCTGGAATCGATCTGA
- a CDS encoding Bug family tripartite tricarboxylate transporter substrate binding protein encodes MISRRHFLTAAGALAGSHALPAIGQSDFPTRPIKLLVPFSAGGSPDVLARVIGAQAGKQMGQSMVIENRLGANGIVAAEAVARATPDGYTLLVTTGSQAINPGIYKSLPYDTLADFAPVALFTVAPALTLVVHPDSPLTTFQQFLDQARKPDGNVSFGSPGTGNTLHLAGELLNATAGTRMLHVPYKGAAPALVAVMGKEVTACFLSTTAAVMAVKAGQVRPIAVTSAKRIAAFPDVPTMAESGVPDMDYNGGWVGVFAPGKTPPAIVNKLSGEINKAMQTTEVKDKMLAWDSPPMNVTPDEFGRFFRQEMEKFARITKLANVQAT; translated from the coding sequence ATGATCTCTCGCAGACACTTCCTGACAGCTGCTGGCGCCCTGGCCGGCAGCCATGCACTGCCCGCCATCGGGCAATCCGACTTTCCCACTCGCCCCATCAAGCTGCTCGTGCCGTTTTCGGCCGGCGGATCGCCTGATGTGCTGGCCCGCGTGATCGGCGCCCAGGCCGGCAAACAAATGGGGCAAAGCATGGTGATCGAGAACCGGCTGGGCGCCAATGGCATCGTCGCTGCCGAGGCCGTGGCCCGCGCGACGCCCGACGGCTACACCTTGCTGGTGACCACCGGATCGCAGGCCATCAATCCGGGCATCTACAAAAGCCTGCCCTACGACACGCTGGCCGACTTTGCGCCGGTGGCGTTGTTCACGGTGGCACCCGCGCTGACGCTGGTCGTGCATCCGGACTCGCCGTTGACGACCTTCCAGCAGTTCCTGGACCAGGCCCGCAAGCCCGACGGCAACGTCAGCTTCGGTTCGCCAGGCACCGGCAACACGTTGCATCTGGCGGGCGAGTTGCTCAATGCCACGGCGGGCACCCGCATGTTGCATGTGCCGTACAAGGGTGCGGCGCCCGCCTTGGTCGCCGTCATGGGCAAGGAAGTCACTGCCTGCTTCCTGAGCACGACGGCGGCGGTCATGGCGGTCAAGGCCGGGCAGGTGCGGCCGATCGCGGTGACGAGCGCCAAGCGGATCGCAGCCTTCCCGGATGTGCCGACAATGGCTGAAAGTGGCGTGCCCGACATGGACTACAACGGCGGATGGGTGGGCGTGTTCGCTCCGGGCAAGACGCCGCCGGCCATCGTCAACAAACTGTCTGGCGAGATCAACAAGGCCATGCAGACGACGGAAGTGAAAGACAAGATGCTGGCCTGGGACAGTCCGCCCATGAACGTGACGCCTGATGAATTTGGCCGCTTCTTTCGCCAGGAAATGGAAAAGTTCGCGCGCATCACGAAGCTTGCGAACGTGCAGGCGACATGA
- a CDS encoding CocE/NonD family hydrolase, with the protein MISTTTTVEDGMVFERDVALTLSDGAVLRANVFRPESPGQYPVVMAMGAYGKDVHFEDAFNPQWQVLKRIYPELDSNGSTGRFLRWEVVDPERWVPDGFVVIQIDSRGTGRSEGYLDPFGPVETRDYYEWIEWAGIQPWSNGKVGLIGVSYLAIKQWQVAALNPPHLAAIVPWEGSSEFFRNGGHHGGILSNSFTFEWWPRQVLANQYGSGDSKHRDRITGERTTGPSLSSEILEGSRADHPNDRLTHSLDDAWNQARAANLPAITVPLLSAANWGGAGMHLRGNFEGFLRTGSAQKWLFAHIGTHYESFYLPHYVAIQKRFFNHFLRGDDNGWDREPPVQLAIRHADGTAAIRKEQAWPLARTQRVPLYLNAREGGLQSTAPSASGSVDFQAMKGAVSFTTAPFDAATEFTGPVTLTLWISSTTRDADIFAVLRVLDPAGEEVTYVGAHERVPMAQGWLRASRRKTDPERSTEWRPWHTHDDVQKLEPGQVYPLDVEIWPTSMVFPKGWRLSLTVQGHDYIVTAPGRMRHDHPEDRPAGEFGGVTTVHTGGEHASHLVMPLIAREQEA; encoded by the coding sequence ATGATTTCGACAACTACCACCGTGGAAGACGGCATGGTGTTCGAGCGCGACGTCGCGCTGACCCTGTCGGATGGGGCCGTGTTGCGCGCCAACGTGTTTCGCCCCGAGTCGCCAGGGCAGTACCCGGTCGTCATGGCCATGGGCGCGTACGGCAAGGACGTGCATTTCGAAGATGCCTTCAATCCGCAGTGGCAGGTCTTGAAACGCATCTATCCGGAACTGGACAGCAACGGGTCCACCGGACGTTTCCTGCGATGGGAAGTCGTCGATCCCGAACGCTGGGTACCCGACGGCTTCGTCGTGATCCAGATCGATTCGCGCGGCACGGGCCGGTCCGAGGGCTATCTGGATCCCTTCGGTCCGGTCGAGACGCGCGACTACTACGAGTGGATCGAATGGGCCGGCATCCAGCCATGGAGCAATGGCAAGGTCGGCCTGATCGGCGTGTCGTACCTGGCGATCAAGCAGTGGCAGGTGGCGGCGCTGAATCCGCCGCATCTTGCCGCCATCGTGCCGTGGGAAGGATCCAGCGAATTCTTTCGGAACGGCGGCCATCACGGCGGCATCCTCAGCAACAGCTTTACGTTCGAATGGTGGCCGCGCCAGGTGCTGGCCAACCAGTACGGCAGCGGCGACAGCAAACATAGAGATCGAATCACGGGCGAGCGCACGACCGGGCCATCCCTCTCGTCCGAGATCCTTGAAGGCAGTCGCGCCGACCATCCGAACGACCGTCTGACGCATTCGCTCGACGATGCCTGGAACCAGGCGCGCGCGGCGAACCTGCCCGCGATCACGGTGCCGCTGCTGTCGGCCGCCAACTGGGGCGGGGCGGGCATGCATCTGCGCGGCAACTTTGAAGGCTTCCTGAGGACCGGATCCGCGCAGAAGTGGTTGTTCGCGCATATCGGCACGCACTACGAAAGTTTCTATCTGCCGCACTACGTGGCGATCCAGAAACGTTTCTTCAACCACTTCTTGCGCGGGGACGACAACGGCTGGGACCGCGAGCCCCCGGTGCAGCTGGCGATCCGCCATGCGGATGGCACGGCCGCGATCCGCAAGGAACAGGCGTGGCCGCTGGCGCGAACCCAGCGCGTGCCCTTGTACCTAAACGCGCGTGAAGGCGGGTTGCAGTCGACCGCGCCGTCCGCATCGGGCAGCGTGGACTTCCAGGCCATGAAGGGGGCCGTCAGCTTTACCACTGCGCCTTTTGACGCCGCCACGGAATTCACCGGGCCGGTCACGCTCACACTGTGGATCAGTTCCACGACACGCGATGCCGACATCTTCGCCGTGCTGCGGGTGCTCGATCCGGCGGGCGAAGAGGTCACGTATGTCGGCGCGCATGAACGCGTGCCGATGGCACAGGGCTGGTTGCGCGCGTCGCGCCGCAAGACGGATCCGGAACGCAGCACCGAGTGGCGTCCCTGGCATACCCATGATGACGTGCAGAAGCTGGAGCCGGGCCAGGTCTATCCGCTGGATGTCGAAATCTGGCCTACATCCATGGTGTTTCCCAAGGGATGGCGGCTGTCGTTGACCGTGCAGGGACACGACTACATCGTGACCGCGCCGGGCCGCATGCGGCACGATCATCCGGAGGATCGGCCCGCCGGGGAATTCGGCGGGGTGACGACGGTGCACACGGGCGGCGAGCATGCGAGCCATCTGGTGATGCCGTTGATTGCCCGGGAGCAGGAAGCCTGA
- a CDS encoding GntR family transcriptional regulator: MSTKLELGITRPSPVDAAASPTLARQTYERLRTDVLAGHWKPGRKLLMHELRDRYQVGASPLREALNRLASEEWVVHNDQRGFMVAQATQAELDDLVNTRVELESLAITQAFARRTPEWEEQLVLAFHRLSRTLRSVEPDSYEENPEWERQHREFHRAMLSGCQSELLMNFCDQLYDRAYRFRQLAAKKAYKQRNELDEHRAIYEAILEGRLQDAKEMLAGHYRKTASIFEQAVS; encoded by the coding sequence ATGTCGACAAAACTCGAACTAGGAATTACCCGACCGTCGCCCGTCGACGCGGCGGCCTCGCCCACTCTGGCGCGCCAGACCTATGAACGCCTGCGTACCGACGTGCTGGCCGGGCACTGGAAACCCGGGCGCAAGCTGTTGATGCATGAACTGCGGGACCGGTATCAGGTGGGCGCGAGTCCGCTGCGCGAAGCACTGAACCGGCTGGCGAGCGAAGAATGGGTCGTGCACAACGACCAGCGCGGCTTCATGGTCGCGCAAGCTACCCAGGCGGAACTGGATGACCTGGTCAACACACGGGTCGAACTGGAATCGCTGGCGATCACGCAGGCCTTTGCGCGGCGCACGCCGGAATGGGAAGAACAGCTGGTGCTGGCCTTCCATCGCCTGTCGCGCACGCTACGGTCGGTCGAACCCGATTCGTACGAAGAAAATCCCGAGTGGGAAAGGCAGCATCGCGAATTCCACCGCGCCATGCTCAGTGGCTGCCAGTCGGAACTGCTGATGAATTTTTGCGATCAGCTGTACGACCGCGCGTATCGCTTCCGGCAGCTGGCCGCGAAGAAGGCGTACAAGCAACGCAACGAGCTCGATGAACATCGAGCGATCTACGAGGCGATTCTGGAAGGGCGTCTGCAGGACGCAAAGGAAATGCTCGCCGGGCACTATCGCAAGACGGCGAGCATTTTTGAACAGGCGGTGTCTTAG
- a CDS encoding helix-turn-helix transcriptional regulator, producing MSPRTDTPQAVADEPPLATNDPARLAHERAIIRTAITATLPAIGAMVGKFVEVVLHDLERPDASVVYIVNGHVTGRRVGDSLLDGPKDDKAFLAARKELDLVAPQPHSVIVGYPTVSPQGVLLRSATVVFRDASGAPFLALCMNADVSFPQAALSWFAGFLGDDAGAGETAVPAPAPSVPAARDMPQTADLDGLVDSIIRDAIVRHGKPVREMTREEKLDALEVMAGRGVLMVRGGVAKVAQALSVSRYTIYNYLERLRQREGL from the coding sequence ATGAGTCCACGCACCGACACCCCCCAAGCTGTTGCCGACGAGCCCCCACTGGCCACGAATGATCCTGCGCGCCTGGCGCACGAGCGCGCAATCATCCGTACCGCGATCACGGCGACCTTGCCGGCCATTGGCGCGATGGTCGGCAAGTTTGTCGAAGTCGTGCTGCATGATCTGGAGCGGCCCGATGCGTCGGTCGTTTACATCGTCAACGGTCATGTGACGGGCCGCCGGGTGGGCGACTCGCTGCTGGACGGGCCGAAAGATGACAAGGCCTTCCTGGCCGCGCGCAAGGAACTGGATCTCGTTGCTCCTCAGCCGCATTCCGTCATCGTCGGATATCCGACCGTGTCGCCGCAAGGCGTGCTGCTGCGATCGGCGACGGTGGTGTTTCGAGATGCCAGCGGCGCGCCGTTCCTGGCCTTGTGCATGAACGCGGATGTCAGCTTCCCGCAAGCGGCGTTGAGCTGGTTCGCCGGTTTTTTGGGCGACGATGCCGGCGCGGGGGAAACGGCGGTGCCTGCCCCTGCGCCCTCCGTGCCGGCCGCACGAGACATGCCGCAGACCGCGGACCTGGATGGCCTGGTCGACAGCATCATCCGCGATGCCATCGTGCGCCATGGCAAGCCGGTGCGCGAGATGACGCGCGAAGAAAAGCTGGACGCGCTGGAAGTGATGGCCGGGCGCGGGGTGCTGATGGTGCGCGGCGGCGTGGCCAAGGTCGCGCAGGCGCTGAGCGTGTCCCGCTACACCATCTACAACTACCTGGAACGGCTGCGGCAGCGCGAGGGTTTGTAA